The Columba livia isolate bColLiv1 breed racing homer chromosome 13, bColLiv1.pat.W.v2, whole genome shotgun sequence genome has a segment encoding these proteins:
- the GCSH gene encoding glycine cleavage system H protein, mitochondrial, which produces MAWRALRRVGPVLASRCPRLSPLPLRVPAARRLVTSSLVLSARKFTDKHEWVSVENGIGTVGISNFAQEALGDVVYCSLPEIGTKLSKHDEFGALESVKAASELYSPLSGEVTDVNAALADNPGLVNKSCYQDGWLIKMTVENPADLDELMNEDAYEKYIKSIED; this is translated from the exons ATGGCGTGGCGCGCGCTGCGGCGGGTCGGGCCGGTCCTGGCGTCCCGCTGCCCGCGCCTCTCGCCGCTGCCGCTGCGGGTGCCCGCGGCCCGGAGGCTGGTCACCAGCTCGCTGGTGCTGTCCG cCCGCAAATTCACAGACAAGCATGAATGGGTATCAGTTGAAAATGGCATTGGAACAGTAGGAATCAGCAATTTTGCACAG gaagCATTAGGAGATGTTGTTTACTGCAGTCTTCCAGAAATTGGGACAAAATTGAGTAAACATG ATGAGTTTGGAGCCTTGGAAAGTGTGAAAGCTGCTAGTGAACTCTACTCGCCTCTCTCAGGAGAGGTGACTGACGTTAACGCTGCCCTCGCAGATAATCCAGGGCTCGTCAATAAATCTTGTTATCAAGATG GTTGGCTTATCAAGATGACTGTGGAAAACCCTGCTGACCTTGATGAATTGATGAATGAAGATGCCTATGAGAAATACATAAAATCCATTGAGGACTGA
- the PPP1R3E gene encoding protein phosphatase 1 regulatory subunit 3E, with protein MDKAGSLHTSVPTPPPRLYLPRNFSCSACLYGSLAEQCKGGCSPDGDTAPTPVVREAAGEKPAPPPRGREPSLPAVPPSPTQRRRAKSLPTPGDRSLRPALQQSPSRRKTVRFADSLGLELTSVRHFCEADLPQVPLPAPPPPRTADLFKTRKPPALGELEPVLFGPPPPLLEPLFPPQPGASPGFAERVRQHKVRLEWVRAEPAGLRGAVRVLNLAYEKAVSVRYTLNRWASCAEVPAAYQPGGPADGLTDRFAFLLPLAAAEPTLEFAVRYRVAGAEYWDNNEGANYRLRGRQRFPPTPPQDPDSSAWIHFI; from the coding sequence ATGGATAAGGCGGGCTCGCTGCACACCTCGGTGCCCACGCCGCCGCCCCGGCTCTACCTGCCACGCAACTTCAGCTGCAGCGCCTGCCTCTATGGCAGCCTGGCCGAGCAGTGCAAGGGGGGCTGCAGCCCCGACGGCGACACCGCGCCCACGCCCGTGGTGCGGGAAGCGGCGGGGGAGAagccggcgccgccgccccgcggCCGGGAGCCCTCGCTGCCCGccgtgccccccagccccacgcagcGCCGCCGCGCCAAGTCGCTGCCCACGCCCGGCGACCGCAGCCTCCGGCCGGCGCTGCAGCAGAGCCCGTCTCGCCGCAAGACGGTGCGGTTCGCCGACTCCCTGGGCCTGGAGCTCACCTCCGTGCGCCACTTCTGCGAGGCCGACCTGCCGCAGGTGCcgctgcccgccccgccgccgccgcgcacCGCCGACCTCTTCAAGACCAGGAAACCGCCGGCGCTGGGCGAGCTGGAGCCGGTGCTGTtcgggccgccgccgccgctgctggAGCCGCTCTTCCCGCCGCAGCCCGGCGCCAGCCCCGGCTTCGCCGAGCGGGTGCGGCAGCACAAGGTGAGGCTGGAGTGGGTGCGGGCCGAGCCGGCGGGGCTGCGCGGCGCCGTCCGCGTCCTCAACCTGGCCTACGAGAAGGCCGTGTCGGTGCGTTACACGCTCAACCGCTGGGCCAGCTGCGCCGAGGTGCCCGCCGCCTACCAGCCGGGCGGCCCTGCGGACGGCCTGACCGACCGcttcgccttcctcctgcccctggCCGCCGCCGAGCCCACGCTGGAGTTCGCCGTCCGCTACCGCGTCGCCGGCGCCGAGTACTGGGACAATAACGAGGGCGCGAACTACCGGCTGCGGGGCCGGCAGCGCTTCCCGCCCACCCCCCCGCAGGACCCCGATAGCAGCGCCTGGATCCACTTCATCTGA